A single region of the Syngnathus acus chromosome 6, fSynAcu1.2, whole genome shotgun sequence genome encodes:
- the swap70b gene encoding switch-associated protein 70b isoform X1, whose amino-acid sequence MSLRDELLKSIWHAFTSLDVDKSGKVSKSQLKVLSHNLCTVMRIPHDPVALEEHFKDDDEGPVSNQGYMPYLNKFILDKVTDNFDRQDFDRMCWTLCSRKNLDQSQLLISNEDAFKIWCIFNFLSEDSYPPVIVTEEMEYFLRKLTEAMGGSWVEERFEDYKLQMLSQQQQQQQSISVWQLITLVGSGHFSKGIDRQSLSMGIQELYQELIMDVLKQGYMMKKGHKRKNWTERWFTLKPYSISYYVSEDLTEKKGDILLDEHCSVEALADKEGKKCLFFIRSSQKSFEISASDKKKKQEWIQAIQTCVNLLRAGRQAPHRESRHKRRELRLKQQADQEELRTKMKELQTANEAKQHELEDMRKALEEAAAKAAEEEQRRLQTQVDLQDRYRVDLEREKMVRQQMEEQVAQKSTELEQYLQKVREMEDMYRRLEDALEDERRARQDEETVRKLQARLLEEEATKRAELEEIHLKQQQAISETEAEKQELHKERLAKDNALRDAMMQLQQLEQDRQGALEQYQTVMKKLEDATNNTKTWKHKVAEHEGFIRLIQPGSKGHQMITNWGPAAFSDAELSLREKKWQEMKNQVTQAQ is encoded by the exons ATGTCTCTGCGGGACGAATTGTTGAAGTCCATCTGGCACGCCTTCACGTCCCTGGACGTGGACAAGAGTGGAAAAGTGTCCAAATCTCAACTCAAG gtgttGTCACATAACTTATGTACAGTGATGAGGATTCCTCATGACCCCGTGGCTCTGGAGGAACATTTCAAAGATGATGACGAGGGCCCCGTCTCCAACCAGGGTTACATGCCTTACCTCAACAAATTCATCCTGGACAAG GTGACGGACAACTTTGACCGGCAGGACTTCGACAGGATGTGCTGGACTTTGTGCTCCAGGAAAAACCTGGACCAGAGTCAGCTCCTCATCTCCAATGAAGATGCCTTCAAAATCTGGTGCATTTTCAACTTCCTGTCAGAGGACAGCTACCCGCCGGTCATCGTCACGGAGGAG ATGGAGTACTTTCTGCGCAAGCTGACTGAGGCGATGGGGGGCAGCTGGGTGGAGGAGCGCTTTGAGGACTATAAGCTCCAAATGCTctcgcagcagcagcagcagcagcagagcatCAGCGTGTGGCAGCTCATCACTCTGGTAGGCTCGGGACACTTCAGCAAGGGCATAGACAGACAGTCCCTCTCCATGGGCATCCAGGAGCTCTATCAAGAACTCATCATGGACGTGCTGAAGCAG GGTTACATGATGAAGAAAGGCCACAAAAGGAAGAACTGGACGGAGCGCTGGTTCACGCTAAAGCCCTACTCCATCTCCTACTACGTGAGTGAAGACCTGACTGAGAAGAAGGGGGACATCTTGTTGGATGAACATTGCAGCGTGGAG gctttgGCGGACAAAGAGGGCAAGAAGTGTCTCTTCTTCATCAGATCCTCAcagaaaagttttgaaatcagcgcgtcagacaaaaagaagaagcaggAGTGGATTCAGG CCATCCAGACGTGCGTGAACCTGCTCCGAGCTGGCCGTCAGGCGCCGCACCGCGAGTCGCGCCACAAACGTCGCGAGCTGCGCCTCAAGCAGCAGGCCGACCAGGAGGAGCTGCGGACCAAGATGAAGGAGTTGCAGACGGCCAACGAGGCCAAACAGCATGAGCTGGAGGACATgaggaag GCTCTGGAGGAAGCGGCAGCCAAAGCGGCAGAGGAAGAGCAACGACGGCTTCAGACTCAGGTTGACCTCCAGGACCGCTACAGGGTTGACctggagagagagaagatG GTGAGGCAACAGATGGAGGAGCAGGTGGCCCAAAAGTCCACGGAGCTGGAGCAGTACCTGCAGAAGGTCCGCGAGATGGAGGACATGTACCGGCGGTTGGAGGACGCTTTGGAGGACGAGCGGCGCGCCCGCCAGGATGAGGAAACCGTCCGCAAGCTGCAGGCCAG gttgctggaggaggaggcgacCAAGCGGGCGGAGCTGGAGGAGATCCACCTGAAGCAGCAGCAAGCCATCTCGGAGACGGAGGCTGAGAAGCAGGAGCTGCATAAGGAGCGGCTGGCCAAGGACAACGCCCTGAGGGATGCCATGAtgcagctgcagcagctggAGCAGGACAGGCAGGGGGCGCTAGAGCAGTACCAG ACAGTGATGAAGAAGCTGGAGGATGCCACCAACAACACAAAGACGTGGAAACACAAAGTAGCCGAACACGAGGGCTTCATTCGCCTCATTCAGCctg ggtCCAAAGGTCATCAGATGATCACAAACTGGGGCCCGGCCGCCTTCTCAGACGCCGAGCTGAGCCTGAGGGAGAAAAAATGGCAAGAAATGAAGAACCAGGTGACACAGGCGCAGTAG
- the swap70b gene encoding switch-associated protein 70b isoform X2, which translates to MRIPHDPVALEEHFKDDDEGPVSNQGYMPYLNKFILDKVTDNFDRQDFDRMCWTLCSRKNLDQSQLLISNEDAFKIWCIFNFLSEDSYPPVIVTEEMEYFLRKLTEAMGGSWVEERFEDYKLQMLSQQQQQQQSISVWQLITLVGSGHFSKGIDRQSLSMGIQELYQELIMDVLKQGYMMKKGHKRKNWTERWFTLKPYSISYYVSEDLTEKKGDILLDEHCSVEALADKEGKKCLFFIRSSQKSFEISASDKKKKQEWIQAIQTCVNLLRAGRQAPHRESRHKRRELRLKQQADQEELRTKMKELQTANEAKQHELEDMRKALEEAAAKAAEEEQRRLQTQVDLQDRYRVDLEREKMVRQQMEEQVAQKSTELEQYLQKVREMEDMYRRLEDALEDERRARQDEETVRKLQARLLEEEATKRAELEEIHLKQQQAISETEAEKQELHKERLAKDNALRDAMMQLQQLEQDRQGALEQYQTVMKKLEDATNNTKTWKHKVAEHEGFIRLIQPGSKGHQMITNWGPAAFSDAELSLREKKWQEMKNQVTQAQ; encoded by the exons ATGAGGATTCCTCATGACCCCGTGGCTCTGGAGGAACATTTCAAAGATGATGACGAGGGCCCCGTCTCCAACCAGGGTTACATGCCTTACCTCAACAAATTCATCCTGGACAAG GTGACGGACAACTTTGACCGGCAGGACTTCGACAGGATGTGCTGGACTTTGTGCTCCAGGAAAAACCTGGACCAGAGTCAGCTCCTCATCTCCAATGAAGATGCCTTCAAAATCTGGTGCATTTTCAACTTCCTGTCAGAGGACAGCTACCCGCCGGTCATCGTCACGGAGGAG ATGGAGTACTTTCTGCGCAAGCTGACTGAGGCGATGGGGGGCAGCTGGGTGGAGGAGCGCTTTGAGGACTATAAGCTCCAAATGCTctcgcagcagcagcagcagcagcagagcatCAGCGTGTGGCAGCTCATCACTCTGGTAGGCTCGGGACACTTCAGCAAGGGCATAGACAGACAGTCCCTCTCCATGGGCATCCAGGAGCTCTATCAAGAACTCATCATGGACGTGCTGAAGCAG GGTTACATGATGAAGAAAGGCCACAAAAGGAAGAACTGGACGGAGCGCTGGTTCACGCTAAAGCCCTACTCCATCTCCTACTACGTGAGTGAAGACCTGACTGAGAAGAAGGGGGACATCTTGTTGGATGAACATTGCAGCGTGGAG gctttgGCGGACAAAGAGGGCAAGAAGTGTCTCTTCTTCATCAGATCCTCAcagaaaagttttgaaatcagcgcgtcagacaaaaagaagaagcaggAGTGGATTCAGG CCATCCAGACGTGCGTGAACCTGCTCCGAGCTGGCCGTCAGGCGCCGCACCGCGAGTCGCGCCACAAACGTCGCGAGCTGCGCCTCAAGCAGCAGGCCGACCAGGAGGAGCTGCGGACCAAGATGAAGGAGTTGCAGACGGCCAACGAGGCCAAACAGCATGAGCTGGAGGACATgaggaag GCTCTGGAGGAAGCGGCAGCCAAAGCGGCAGAGGAAGAGCAACGACGGCTTCAGACTCAGGTTGACCTCCAGGACCGCTACAGGGTTGACctggagagagagaagatG GTGAGGCAACAGATGGAGGAGCAGGTGGCCCAAAAGTCCACGGAGCTGGAGCAGTACCTGCAGAAGGTCCGCGAGATGGAGGACATGTACCGGCGGTTGGAGGACGCTTTGGAGGACGAGCGGCGCGCCCGCCAGGATGAGGAAACCGTCCGCAAGCTGCAGGCCAG gttgctggaggaggaggcgacCAAGCGGGCGGAGCTGGAGGAGATCCACCTGAAGCAGCAGCAAGCCATCTCGGAGACGGAGGCTGAGAAGCAGGAGCTGCATAAGGAGCGGCTGGCCAAGGACAACGCCCTGAGGGATGCCATGAtgcagctgcagcagctggAGCAGGACAGGCAGGGGGCGCTAGAGCAGTACCAG ACAGTGATGAAGAAGCTGGAGGATGCCACCAACAACACAAAGACGTGGAAACACAAAGTAGCCGAACACGAGGGCTTCATTCGCCTCATTCAGCctg ggtCCAAAGGTCATCAGATGATCACAAACTGGGGCCCGGCCGCCTTCTCAGACGCCGAGCTGAGCCTGAGGGAGAAAAAATGGCAAGAAATGAAGAACCAGGTGACACAGGCGCAGTAG